The segment ACACTCTCCATCATCGCTGTAACCGGTCCCGATTTGAGTGAGGTAAGATCACTGACGATCTGTCCTTTTTTGAGGAATGGTATGATCTCTTTGATCACCGGTATAGTGGAGTGGATCGGCACTGATATTATTATAAGATCAGACTGCTCTGCAAGGTCGCGGTTTGTGAGTTCGGTTTTTCGCCCACTCACCCTGACCTCATGACCGGCAGTGGTGAAAACACGGGCAAAAAAAGCTCCCATCTGCCCTGTGCCACCAATGATCCCGACCTTCATTACTTCTCCAGGATCGTCTCGTTGACAGCCATCCCAAAGTGTCTTCCTGCGGTATCAAGAGCACCTAGGACCACGTCACCGGGATTGAGCGCTGCAACTGATATTGCAGAACCATCTGGTTTAGCGAGCCGTATTGTCTCTGCATTCTGGAGAATGATGGTGACTTCTGCCCCTTTGTGTTCTGCCTCGATAAGAAGAAGCGGACGTTGCTCTATCTTAACTCTCCCGACTGTTGCTTCCCGGCAGGATCCTTTTGCCCCGTTTACCATGACCCGGTCTCCTGCCTTGAGATCAGCAAGGTAGGCAGTCTTCCCGTCTGCAAGTTTCAGGTAGGCATGTACAGCACCGGCATTAACCCTGAAGGGACGTGGAGCCACGTAGGGGTTCTCCAGGGTCTCGGCGTGAACCAGGAAGAATCCTGAAGAAGTATTGCCGACAAGCATCCCTTCACCGTCAGTCATCAGGGAACAGGTATCAACACAGACCCGGTCTCCCATTCCAGCCGGAGTAACCGCAGTAATCGTGAGAGGAATCAGATCCTGTCTGCATCCATGCCCCTGAACTGCTTTTGCAACATCGCGGATAACTGCTGGATCTTCAGTCTGAAGAAGTACTCCTGAAACACCTTTCTCAAGGATACCCAGAGCCAGTTCTGCTTCATGCAGGTTCTTTACAACTGCAATAACCGAGTCAGCGACAGCAACCAGGTTTTCAAGTGGGATGACGGTCCAGTCTGGTGTATGAACAATGACAGGCATCCGCTTTGCTGTCTCCATCGCCTTATCCTGGTCTTCTGTGCTTTTGATGATAATCTCAACGATATCTTTTCCAAGCACCAGATCCCCGTCCGGTGCGATGGTTGTGATCCGCCCGAGTTCCCTGACCGGTGCGGCAGAATCAGTAACAATTCCGTCTGCACCAGATTCAAGGGCTGTAATTGCAAGTTCCTTGTTCCATGGCCTGACATCGACCAGGACCTGTTTCATTACAGGTCCTCCGGTTTTGCCTTCCCATGAACTACCTTGCAGACTTTGTCTACAAAGATTGCAGTGTCTTCCCGCTGGAATGCATTTCTTCCCATGCAGACACCGGCACAGTTTGCTATGTGGGTTGCTTCACTGATGATCTTTAGGGTTTCAAGATCGCCTGCCTTTTCTCCGCCTGCAATAAATACAGGTATTGAACTTGCCTCAACGATCTTTTTAAAATTCTCTACATCCCCGGTGTAATTGGTCTTTACCATATCTGCGCCGAGTTCTTCAGCAACCCTGACTGCATGTCCGACATGCCTGGGGTCTGTTGGATTGATCCCTTTTCCTCGTGGGTACACCATTGCAAGAAGTGGAATTCCCCACCTGTTGCAGTCCCTGACAACTATTCCGGCATCTTCTATCATCTTTGACTCCTGCTGAGCTCCAAGGTTAATATGAATCGAGACTGCGTCTGCACCAAGTGAGATCGCTTCTTCAACCGTGCAGGTGATGACCTTGTCGTTGGGATCAGGATTCATACTTGTTCCGGTGGAAAGATGAATGATGAGCCCTATATCTCGGCCATGACGACGGTGTCCTGCTTTGACAAGCCCTTTGTGCAGAATGATAGCATTGGCACCGCCGTCAGATACGGCACCAATTGTCTCGCTCATATTGAGAAGTCCGTCTATCTGACCGAGTGTCATACCATGATCCATCGGGATGATGACAGATTTTCCAGTATTTCTGTCCATGATCCGTTCCATCCGGATCTGTTTGCCGATCATCTTACACACCCTTCAGGATCTCAAGCGCTTCGTGTGCACTCTTTCCTTCATGCACAATCAGGGCACAGGCACGGACGAACTGGGCGGGATCAGGATGCTGGAATGCGTTTCTGCCAATGGAAATTCCTGCAGCTCCTCCTTCCATTGCACCTTCGATAAGTTCCAGCGTGATTATGTCATCTGTCTTTGAGCCGCCTGCAACCACAACAGGGACCGGACAACCCCGTGTTACCTCCCGGAAGGTATCAGGATCTCCTGTGTAGTTTGTCTTTACAATGTCAACTCCAAGTTCTGCAGCAACCCGGGCTGCGAGCCTGACATGCTCGACTGCATGCTCATCCTTGATGTTTTTCCCTCTCGGGTACATCATGGCGAGAAGTGGCATTCCCCATTCCATACATTCAATTGAAACGCGTCCAAGATCTGCGAGCATCTGCGCTTCAGAGTCTGCACCGATATTCACATGAATTGAGACTGCGTCTGCTCCCATCTTTATGGCGTTGGTCACAGAGTTGACGAGAACTTTCTCGTTCGGGTCTGGTCCGATGGCAGTGGAAGCTGAAAGATGCATGATAAGTCCTACATCGTGTCCACGTTGTCGATGTCCGAATAGCGACAGTCCAATATGGCCGAGAACAGCATTAGCTCCGCCTTCTGCCACAGCATTAACTGCATCAGGGAACTCGATCAATCCTTCTATAGGACCCAGGGATACTCCGTGGTCCATCGGGACTATGATCGTCTTTCTCGTGTTACGGTTCATGATACGTTCCAGTCTTATATCTTTACCTCTCATAATCGATCACCATGATATGGTACAGGCGATCGTGCCTAGTACCAAAAATACCTAAAATAGCGAAAACCGCTAAACGGCCAAAAAGAATGATGCCAGACTCCTGTTGTCAGAAGAGCAGTAAGACTCTCTGAAACAATTAATAGCATCGTAGAAAGGCAACCGGATGTTCCACTCAGACAGGTTCCCTCAGGCCCCGCTGAAGTCCGGTTGCTCTTCATTATCAGAACGTCGCTCAGAAGAATATAAAAATATATCGGGATCATTGCCATGCTATTGCATGTCACGAAGAGATCAGCCTCATAAAATATGAAATTCTCTAATCCACGCATATCATTAGGAAAAAAAAGATGCGTTATCTCTTTACTTTCTTGATCTTGATGACGTCACCCATGGTTGTAGTCATCCTGGACTGATGAATATCAAGCGATTCTAATGAAGAATCCTCGATAAGTTTGATTCCAAGTTCTTTTTCGATCTTCTTCCTGACATCTTCTTCGGGAATCAGTTCTCCCTTCTCGATCTTCTTGATAAGGAGTTCCTTCTCCATCATGGCGAGAGCAAGATCTTTCTGGGAAAGACCGAGTTTTAACCGGGCATTTCTGATCTGATCTGCATAATCCTCTACCAGATCACCCCCGAGTTGATCAAAGAGGTCGCGTGAGCGACGAGCCTGGGGAACTGAAGCCTGAGTGTATCCTGTCGCTCTGCTAGCCAGAGCTGCAGGTGATTTTGCAGCCCCTGGCAGTTCTGTCCCGTATTTGGCACAGTTACTGCAGACTGAGAGTTCGGCCCCTTCAATCCGAACTCGTTTCAAAGGGCCCTTACTTTCTGCCCCACACATTTCACACTGCATATTTCGCAATCATCATATAGTCACTTTCCCCTATATAACTAATCAGACGGATGTCAGAGACTGGCCGCCAATCAGATGACCCGAAAACGCCCGAGGAGTTGTATCGCTACCTCGTTGAGCGCGTAGCAGGGATGGAGTCGCAGAACCAGGAGCTGAAGGAGCAGATACGTCAGTTGGAATCTGACAAGCGGTATATCGAGACTCAGAAGATCCGATATGAACGTGAGGTCAGAAAACTGAAGAGCGAGGTTGAACACCTTAAAACTCCGCCCCTGATTGTTGGGACGATCACTGATGTAATAGATTCCGGACGGGTTGTGGTACGGTCAAGCGCCGGGCCACGCTTCCTTGTCAGGGTCTCGCAGTCGGTGGATACTGAGCAGATGAAAGCCGGGGTCAGGTGCACCCTGAATCAGCAATCCCTGGCTATCGTTGAATTACTGCCAAGCAGTTATGACTCGCAGGTCTACGGAATGGAGGTTGTAGAGCTGCCAGGAGAAACATACGAGGATATCGGAGGGCTTGAAAAACAGATAACAGAGATCAGGGAAGCTGTTGAACTTCCAATGACACGCCCTGAACTCTTTGCCAACATCGGGATTACCCCGCCGAAGGGAGTGCTGCTCTACGGTCCACCCGGAACAGGCAAGACGCTGCTTGCAAAAGCAGTAGCCCACGAGACTCATGCAGCGTTTCTGCATACAGTAGGATCTGAATTAGTACAGAAGTATATTGGAGAAGGAGCACGGCTAGTCCGCGAACTCTTTGACCTCGCCAGGGAAAAAGCACCATCCATCGTATTTATCGATGAGATCGATGCAATAGGGGCATCACGAACAGAGGCAATGACCTCTGGTGACCGGGAAGTTCAGCGTACGCTGATGCAGCTCCTTGCAGCCATGGATGGATTTGAGCAAAGGGGTGATGTGAAGATCATCGGTGCCACCAACCGGATTGACATTCTCGATGCAGCCTTGCTCAGGCCGGGAAGGTTTGACCGTATTATCGAGATTCCGCTTCCAGATACCGAAGGAAGGTTTGCCATTCTTCAGGTACACACCCGGGGTATGAACATTGACACCAGTGTGGACATGATGGAGGTTGCACGCCTGACTGAAGGACGTAATGGTGCTGATCTGAATGCCATATGTATGGAGGCGGGTATGTTTGCCATCAGACAGGAACATACCAAGGTTTGCCAGAATGATTTCATAATGGCACTCAGTAAGTTCAGATATGACTTTGAACGGGAATCCCGCCTGCCAACCACCAGTGTCATGTTCGCCTGAACGGTTGACAGCAGATTCAGACTCCCTTTTTTAAAAATAATTTAGTAAATCCCTTATAAAATTTTAAAATTTTAGGTGTATGACTCTATTATAAAAGAAAAGAAGGGACCTGATCCATATTGGTGATAAAGATAGCCATTCGTCTATGTGGAATTGGCATCATCGGTTTGGAGATGATACTGGCCTCCCGGGATTCGGATTTCAAAACGGGCACCAACTCCGGGCACTCCGGTTTCAGTAATTAAACAGTCTGTGATGGAGAGGATCTCTCTGACAAGAAAGAGCCCAAGTCCTGTATTGTGTCCGTATCCTTTTTGGAAGATTTTTTCCTTGTCTTCGATGGCAATTCCTATTCCATCGTCTTCGATGATCCATTTCAGGGTTCCGCCATCGATAACATAATACGACCTGATGAAAGTGGTCTTCACACCATATCTGATAGTATTGTCAAACAGGTTGTACAGAACACGTTCAAGCATTGGATCTGCATATATTTTCACTCCATTGAGTTCATTGATAAAATTTAACGTAGTGGCTGGAATTTGATTTTTTACCTGTTCCATGAGTATTGAGAGATTGAACCACTTGGGTTCAAAAAGCCCGATATCCTGATATACAGAGGTGAATTCTATCTGCTGGTTAATCATCCAGGTCGCGGTTTTAATTTTTTCAAGATAAGTACTCTTGAACTCCTCTGAATCAATTTCATCTGCCAGGGAGAGATATCCGGTGAGTACTGAAAGCTGGTTCTTGATGTCATGTCTTGTGATACCTGAAAGGAGCTGGAGTTTCTGGTTTGCTCTATGGATTGATCGTACTGCTGTGGTCTGCTCATGTACATCATGAAGAGTAATCAGTTTGCCAATCAGAATTCCCCCATTATTTATCACCGGAATACATGTCATTTCAAAAAAACGTAAAAATCCATTCACTGGAAGTTCAATGGGGACCCCTGGGGTATTTGAACCTATAGTGCAGTTTTCAAGAACTTCCCTCGTAAATGGGAATACTGTAATGATTTTTTCACCCAGGTAGGATTTAACTCCGTCTGTCCGGTGTATAAGGGCAGCAGGATTTACATCGACAATGATATCCTTGGTGTCAATTACGATCAATGCATCTTTCAGGTTTTTTAAGAGCAGGTTGTGAGCCACCGGCTCCAGGTTTAAAAACTGGAAGAAGTAAGAAGAAATAAACAATCCAACTGCGGTAATAAAAAAGACGATTGGTGTGATATCTACACCTTTTACTGACCACATTCCTGAAACATACAGGATATTGAAGAAGAATGGGATCAGGCACACAATAAAAATTATAAGAAGTTGTTTTCGATAGATTGGACTTTTGAAAATAAGTTCAGACGCAAGAATTCCTATTCCGCTTAATATTAAGATATATGAATAAATTGTGTGAATCCAGAACAAGGGGCCGTGCTGATAGACCAGGTACGAAACCCCGTCGATTATTTCAGTGGTTATTGATGTGTAATATAACTGGTGAACCGGGTTTGTGATAACAGCTAACTCCACAATGGCTGGAATAATGAAGAACAACCAGATTTTTCTCCCCTGAATCCATTCATCCCTGCCTGTGTAGGTGAGGATGAAGAGAAACCAGGCAACCGGGACAAGCACAATTCCCAAGTATTCAAAGATGACAGCAGTATACCTGATACCTGGTTCCAGAAGTGCGTACTCAAAGATACTGCCAACCAGCCATATCGTCACCCCGAACATCAGGAAAATAAATGACCTTAATCCCGGGATATGAAGGTTCTTATAACTATAAACTCCTAGGGCTCCACACATTACAGCCGAAAAAATAAGTGGGACAACAAATGGGGAGTTTTGGAAAATCATGATTGGCCTGTCCCTCACATCCTGTGAAGTACTTGGAAATTGTACCCTAATTCAGGAGATTATATTGAAAAATATTGCTTTACATTTCTGCAAGTTATTTTACGATTTCTTAAATTGTAGGGCATCTTTTCTGTATTGCTTCAGATGAATACGATTTTTTAATTCATACTGAAAGTATGTCTTCTAAATTTTGATTTTGTTCTTGATCTTTATTTGATGCATTAAAACAGTATTAAAGTTTCCAGGGTCATGACCCTGTTTTTGTTTAAATAAGAACGTCTCAAACGAATGAGATAATAAACTAAAAAAAAGAGGGTTTGAATAAGATTATCCGTTAAGCCTGGATACTGATTCATTAATCCTTGTAGCAACTGTTGAGAGATCGCTGATAATCGTAGAGACCTGGTTGAGTGCAGCCGAAGTCTCTTCTGTTGCAGCAGACGATCCTACTGCTTCCTCGGCAGTCTCGGTTGTCATGTTCTTGACTTCTGTGACACTGGCAGTGATCTCTTCAACTGATGCTGCTTCTTCCTCTGAAAGACCAGCAACTTCAGTCATATTGCTTGAGATATCTTCTATCTGTTCAGCAATTGTGTGGAAGAACTTGATCGTGTCAGTTATCGCCACAGATCCTTTTGAAACTTCACTGGTTGCAAGGTTCATCGCAGTTGCGGCACGCTCTGATTGTTGCTGCAATGATCTGATAATCTTAGCGATATTTTCTGCAGAACCCTGGGATTCCTGTGCAAGGGTCTTGACTTCGTCTGCTACTACCGCAAAACCCATACCCGCTTCTCCGGCACGAGCTGCCTCGATTGCAGCATTGAGTGCCAGAAGGTTGGTCTGATCTGCTATATCACTTATTATAACGACTATCTTATTGATCTCATTCATCTGGCTGCGAATTTCTGATATAATCGTTCCGACATCATTGACAGCACCATTTATTGCCGTTATTCCATTCTCTGCTACTGCAGCCTGGGCAACTCCTCTTGATGATGTTTCGTTTGCCTGTTGAGATAGTCTGCTTACTGCCTCAACTTTAGAAGCGACGACTGTCACTGATGTTGAGAGTTCTTCCATAGCTATCAGAACCTGTTCTATAGCTTTGACACTACTCTCGGCATTTGAACTTACTACACCTGAACTCTGTGCTACTGATGCAGATCCTGCGGTGATCTCTTCGACACTTGCTGCTGCTTCTTCAGAAGAGGCTGTCAGATTTCCTATCTGAATTGAAATTTCTGATATAGCCTTTGAAAGTTCCTCTCCTATGGTGTTCAGTCCGGTTTTCAGAGCGATAAGATCTCCTTTTACTGAAACGTTTTCATCGAACCTTGCACTGAATTTTGCATGTGAATAGAGGTTTGATACCCTTAATGCTTCATTGAGAGGAGTGGTTATTGCGTCAAGCATATTGTTGATGCCCACAATGATATTCTGGTATGCACCAGAGAACTGGGAAGTATCACCTCGTTTCTGCAGTCTTCCTTCTTCTGCCTCTGTGATAAGAAATCCGACTTCATCAACTATTCCATTGATAGCAGATGTCAGTTGATTTAATGCCGGTCCTATCTCATCCTTGTCATCATGGGCAGCAACAGAGAGTGAAATGTCACCGGATGCAATCTGTTTCAGTCCTGAAACAACTACAAATTGCAGATCATCCGAAAAATTGTCCATTGCACCTGCAAGAACTCCGATTTCATCTTTCCGATCCAACCTGAGTCTGTTGCTTAAATGACCCAGACTCATCTCTTGCATTACATGAGCACCCTTTGAAAGTGGCACGGTAATGCTTCTGCCGATGATGGTTGCCAGAGATACTGCAAGAATAATTCCGATAAGGATGGCAAAAATAATTATCAGGATAATGCTTGATACCGTTTTAACTCCTTCTTCTTTTAACGATTTAGCCTGGTTATGATTAATTAAGACGAGTTTATCTACTGCTGCAGTGAATGCTTTCCTTTCGGTTACAAGATCTCCTGTTGTTAATGCAGCGACTGCAGCCTTGGTATCTCCAGTGTCAACGATTGTATTGAAATTAGCGAAAGCAGCTTTATAACCATTCCAGGATTTGACTGCATTATTATATATTGCACGTTCATCATCAGATGCCAGATACGCTTCGTATCCCGAGAGGTTCGCATCAATGGATTTCATGAGATCATCACTTTCGGCCCTGCTTGCCGCCAGGGTTTCAGGGATGAGAACAAATCCGGGTGGATTTCCACGAAGATGCCAGATATTAGTCTGCATTGAATCCAGCATTTCAGTAGGAACGAGTTGCTGACTGTACATCTGTTCAAGGTAATTATCAGTTGTTGTCACCCCAACATAGCCGGTAATTCCGACTAGGGCCATAATAATTACCACAGCAAGAAATGAACCTCCCAGTTTCCTGCCGATAGATATATCATCTAATTTTTTCATAAAAAACCCCCTCCGATTTAGGTTAAACATATTTCTTTGAGCTGTGGTGATATTTATTTCACGTGCTCTGTATCTTAAAAATAAAAAGTGGGTTATACTAAAAATTGAAAATGAATTAAATTTTATCTTGAAATAATTGTGCTTTTTTAAGGATGTTCTATATTGGTTTTTCTCCTGTCATTAGTATTTTTGGAACATATTGATTGAAAGTTGAATCGTATTAATAGTACTCTGGAAATATTTATAAAAACGGAGTCCTGTGAATTATTTGATGTAGATTCTTTTATAAAATGAATATTTATTAAAATTAGGTCTCAATTCTGTGTTTTTTCTCATTGAGATCGATGCACCTATATAGGAACAGTTTAATAATCGAGGAGATGAAATCCAAAGTTGCTCTGTTTTTTGTATTCTTACTATTTGTTTGTGTTTTGATCATTCCGGTCAATGTTTCAGCCGAAGATAAGGCTTACAACATTCTGAATATCAACTCCTATCATCTGGGATGGGGCTGGTCTGACAGAATCACAAATGCTATCAGAAGTGAGGTTGCAACCCGGCTTCCTGGATCTGAAGTGTATGTTGAGTATCTGAATACCCGGACGATCCCATTAAATGAGACCAGAATTGCTGATCTGCAATCATATATGAAACAAAAATATGCATCAAAGCACTTTGATGCTATTATTGTCTCTGATGATGATGCGTATCAGTATATATTGAAAAGCCGGGACTTGTTATTTCCTGGGACCCCGGTTGTCTTTTGCGGAGTGAATAACTTTGATGATTCACAGCTTAAGGGAATATCTGGGTTTACAGGGATTGTAGAAAAAGCCTCTTTTAAAGATAATATTGATTTGATCTTGAAAAACCATCCACAAGCCAAAACGATCTATATCATCAACGAGGAATGGACTTCTACAGGGAAAGCATTCAGGTCGCAACTGGATGCCATCCTTCCTGAGTATAAAAATAAAGCAGAATTT is part of the Methanospirillum lacunae genome and harbors:
- a CDS encoding 3-dehydroquinate synthase II — its product is MKQVLVDVRPWNKELAITALESGADGIVTDSAAPVRELGRITTIAPDGDLVLGKDIVEIIIKSTEDQDKAMETAKRMPVIVHTPDWTVIPLENLVAVADSVIAVVKNLHEAELALGILEKGVSGVLLQTEDPAVIRDVAKAVQGHGCRQDLIPLTITAVTPAGMGDRVCVDTCSLMTDGEGMLVGNTSSGFFLVHAETLENPYVAPRPFRVNAGAVHAYLKLADGKTAYLADLKAGDRVMVNGAKGSCREATVGRVKIEQRPLLLIEAEHKGAEVTIILQNAETIRLAKPDGSAISVAALNPGDVVLGALDTAGRHFGMAVNETILEK
- a CDS encoding 2-amino-3,7-dideoxy-D-threo-hept-6-ulosonate synthase, with the translated sequence MIGKQIRMERIMDRNTGKSVIIPMDHGMTLGQIDGLLNMSETIGAVSDGGANAIILHKGLVKAGHRRHGRDIGLIIHLSTGTSMNPDPNDKVITCTVEEAISLGADAVSIHINLGAQQESKMIEDAGIVVRDCNRWGIPLLAMVYPRGKGINPTDPRHVGHAVRVAEELGADMVKTNYTGDVENFKKIVEASSIPVFIAGGEKAGDLETLKIISEATHIANCAGVCMGRNAFQREDTAIFVDKVCKVVHGKAKPEDL
- a CDS encoding 2-amino-3,7-dideoxy-D-threo-hept-6-ulosonate synthase yields the protein MRGKDIRLERIMNRNTRKTIIVPMDHGVSLGPIEGLIEFPDAVNAVAEGGANAVLGHIGLSLFGHRQRGHDVGLIMHLSASTAIGPDPNEKVLVNSVTNAIKMGADAVSIHVNIGADSEAQMLADLGRVSIECMEWGMPLLAMMYPRGKNIKDEHAVEHVRLAARVAAELGVDIVKTNYTGDPDTFREVTRGCPVPVVVAGGSKTDDIITLELIEGAMEGGAAGISIGRNAFQHPDPAQFVRACALIVHEGKSAHEALEILKGV
- a CDS encoding multiprotein bridging factor aMBF1, which gives rise to MQCEMCGAESKGPLKRVRIEGAELSVCSNCAKYGTELPGAAKSPAALASRATGYTQASVPQARRSRDLFDQLGGDLVEDYADQIRNARLKLGLSQKDLALAMMEKELLIKKIEKGELIPEEDVRKKIEKELGIKLIEDSSLESLDIHQSRMTTTMGDVIKIKKVKR
- a CDS encoding proteasome-activating nucleotidase; this translates as MSETGRQSDDPKTPEELYRYLVERVAGMESQNQELKEQIRQLESDKRYIETQKIRYEREVRKLKSEVEHLKTPPLIVGTITDVIDSGRVVVRSSAGPRFLVRVSQSVDTEQMKAGVRCTLNQQSLAIVELLPSSYDSQVYGMEVVELPGETYEDIGGLEKQITEIREAVELPMTRPELFANIGITPPKGVLLYGPPGTGKTLLAKAVAHETHAAFLHTVGSELVQKYIGEGARLVRELFDLAREKAPSIVFIDEIDAIGASRTEAMTSGDREVQRTLMQLLAAMDGFEQRGDVKIIGATNRIDILDAALLRPGRFDRIIEIPLPDTEGRFAILQVHTRGMNIDTSVDMMEVARLTEGRNGADLNAICMEAGMFAIRQEHTKVCQNDFIMALSKFRYDFERESRLPTTSVMFA
- a CDS encoding histidine kinase N-terminal 7TM domain-containing protein, with protein sequence MIFQNSPFVVPLIFSAVMCGALGVYSYKNLHIPGLRSFIFLMFGVTIWLVGSIFEYALLEPGIRYTAVIFEYLGIVLVPVAWFLFILTYTGRDEWIQGRKIWLFFIIPAIVELAVITNPVHQLYYTSITTEIIDGVSYLVYQHGPLFWIHTIYSYILILSGIGILASELIFKSPIYRKQLLIIFIVCLIPFFFNILYVSGMWSVKGVDITPIVFFITAVGLFISSYFFQFLNLEPVAHNLLLKNLKDALIVIDTKDIIVDVNPAALIHRTDGVKSYLGEKIITVFPFTREVLENCTIGSNTPGVPIELPVNGFLRFFEMTCIPVINNGGILIGKLITLHDVHEQTTAVRSIHRANQKLQLLSGITRHDIKNQLSVLTGYLSLADEIDSEEFKSTYLEKIKTATWMINQQIEFTSVYQDIGLFEPKWFNLSILMEQVKNQIPATTLNFINELNGVKIYADPMLERVLYNLFDNTIRYGVKTTFIRSYYVIDGGTLKWIIEDDGIGIAIEDKEKIFQKGYGHNTGLGLFLVREILSITDCLITETGVPGVGARFEIRIPGGQYHLQTDDANST
- a CDS encoding HAMP domain-containing methyl-accepting chemotaxis protein, which produces MKKLDDISIGRKLGGSFLAVVIIMALVGITGYVGVTTTDNYLEQMYSQQLVPTEMLDSMQTNIWHLRGNPPGFVLIPETLAASRAESDDLMKSIDANLSGYEAYLASDDERAIYNNAVKSWNGYKAAFANFNTIVDTGDTKAAVAALTTGDLVTERKAFTAAVDKLVLINHNQAKSLKEEGVKTVSSIILIIIFAILIGIILAVSLATIIGRSITVPLSKGAHVMQEMSLGHLSNRLRLDRKDEIGVLAGAMDNFSDDLQFVVVSGLKQIASGDISLSVAAHDDKDEIGPALNQLTSAINGIVDEVGFLITEAEEGRLQKRGDTSQFSGAYQNIIVGINNMLDAITTPLNEALRVSNLYSHAKFSARFDENVSVKGDLIALKTGLNTIGEELSKAISEISIQIGNLTASSEEAAASVEEITAGSASVAQSSGVVSSNAESSVKAIEQVLIAMEELSTSVTVVASKVEAVSRLSQQANETSSRGVAQAAVAENGITAINGAVNDVGTIISEIRSQMNEINKIVVIISDIADQTNLLALNAAIEAARAGEAGMGFAVVADEVKTLAQESQGSAENIAKIIRSLQQQSERAATAMNLATSEVSKGSVAITDTIKFFHTIAEQIEDISSNMTEVAGLSEEEAASVEEITASVTEVKNMTTETAEEAVGSSAATEETSAALNQVSTIISDLSTVATRINESVSRLNG